A stretch of the Duncaniella dubosii genome encodes the following:
- a CDS encoding DUF488 domain-containing protein, with protein sequence MEELRIKRAYEPAEPDDGYRVYVDRLWPRGLSHTTFHYDLWDKNIAPSTQLREWFHSDPGGRWDEFVKRYASELRANPAFASLKTVLAGHPKVTLLYSSHDSVHNNAAVLREVIEGGLL encoded by the coding sequence ATGGAAGAACTGAGAATCAAGCGGGCCTACGAGCCTGCAGAGCCTGATGACGGCTACAGGGTCTATGTCGACCGTCTATGGCCGAGAGGATTGTCGCACACGACGTTTCACTACGACCTGTGGGACAAGAATATAGCGCCATCGACGCAGCTGCGCGAGTGGTTTCACTCCGACCCCGGAGGGAGATGGGACGAGTTTGTGAAGCGCTATGCCTCGGAACTGCGCGCCAACCCTGCATTCGCAAGCCTGAAAACCGTGCTTGCGGGTCATCCGAAAGTGACGCTGCTATATTCCTCGCATGATTCCGTCCACAACAATGCAGCGGTGCTGAGGGAGGTGATCGAGGGGGGCTTATTGTAG
- a CDS encoding aldo/keto reductase, whose product MEYHEIGKTGMKVSALSFGASSLGAVFHDINEPRAIEAVHTAVDGGMNFIDVSPYYGHYKAETVLGKALREIPRDKYYLSTKVGRYGKDGVNTWDYSGRRATESVYESMERLGIDHIDLINVHDIEFADLNQVVGETLPALVELRDKGVVGHVGITDLQPENIKWVLDHTPEGMVETIMNFCHYSLNDDMILDYLDYFEEKGVGVISASPLSMGLLSQRGVPAWHPAPKPLVEACRKAAEHCASKGYPIEKLAVQYAVSNPRIATTLFSSANPDNVRRNLEFVEEPMDETLVREVREIIGDQMRVRWKNS is encoded by the coding sequence ATGGAATATCATGAAATAGGCAAAACCGGCATGAAGGTGTCGGCTCTCAGCTTCGGAGCATCGTCGCTCGGAGCGGTTTTCCACGACATCAACGAGCCCCGTGCCATCGAAGCGGTGCATACGGCTGTCGACGGTGGTATGAACTTTATCGACGTGTCGCCCTATTACGGGCACTACAAGGCAGAGACCGTTCTCGGCAAAGCCCTCCGCGAAATTCCGCGCGACAAATATTATCTCTCCACCAAGGTAGGCCGTTATGGTAAAGACGGAGTCAATACATGGGACTATTCAGGCCGTCGCGCGACTGAAAGCGTCTATGAAAGCATGGAGCGCCTCGGCATCGACCATATCGATCTAATCAACGTGCACGACATTGAGTTTGCCGACCTCAATCAAGTGGTCGGCGAGACCCTTCCGGCGCTCGTCGAACTGCGCGACAAAGGGGTGGTCGGCCATGTCGGCATCACTGACCTCCAGCCCGAAAACATCAAGTGGGTGCTCGACCACACTCCCGAAGGGATGGTGGAGACCATCATGAATTTCTGCCACTACTCGCTCAACGATGACATGATTCTTGACTATCTCGACTATTTCGAGGAGAAGGGTGTCGGGGTCATCAGCGCCTCGCCGCTGTCGATGGGGCTGCTGTCGCAGCGCGGAGTGCCTGCGTGGCATCCGGCTCCGAAGCCGCTTGTCGAGGCATGCCGCAAGGCTGCCGAACACTGCGCCTCGAAGGGCTATCCCATCGAGAAGCTTGCCGTGCAGTATGCGGTGAGCAATCCGCGCATCGCCACTACGCTCTTCTCGTCGGCCAATCCCGACAATGTACGCCGCAATCTCGAATTTGTCGAAGAGCCGATGGACGAGACTCTCGTCAGGGAAGTGCGCGAGATAATAGGCGACCAGATGAGAGTGCGCTGGAAAAATTCATAA